agtctgttcgtgtatttttgatatgctttgtattatgcctaagggcaagctttcgaaataaaaaaaattaaaaaaaactgggTATGTGCTAaactttaatgaacctctttgacaacaACTTCGATCACTGGGTTTGTGCCTTTTTCCAATGCCAAAAAGAATTACTTAAAACTTATCTGGTGTTCGGCAGAATCAAACTCGCGACAAATATATTCAACAATTTTGTCTGAATTCACACAAGCACCACGTGCGGACTTCATGTTGGCACTGCAAGATGGAAAGCACGAAAAAGGAGCCAAGCTGTATACATGCCTCAAACATCAGGCATTTCAGCGGTGGCAATAAAGCGTCATTGTACTGCTTCATTGCTATTGGCATTAACGTTGACATTCATTGTTAGATGGGTGCTGCTGGAATTTTATAAGTAAATAACAATCATAAGAACATGTAAACGTCACTCACCActctcaaaaatcttggacgcaACTGCATTTTGAAGCACCGAATTAAGCTGCCGAGCTTCAGTTAATTTGGCCTTCAACTTCTCAATTTTCTTGAGGAAGCTTTCGTTCTGTTCATGCAGCTCCTTTTTGAGGTCAGCATTTTCTGCTTCTGCTTTTTCGAGCTCAGCCCGTATATCGCAGCCATCGCTGCAACACATACAGCTGGACGGGCTCTCCTGCTCAATATGGGCAGCCAGGGCTGCCTCAATCGCACCTTGCGTATCGAGGCGAAGCTGCTTTGTTGAAGGTGCAGCCTGCAGtagtaatttaaaaaaaaaagattgctgtGGTGGTGCACTAATGCAAAGCTTACTGCCTTTCACAGAAATATGTCACACATAGAAAGTAAGCCTTTGGAACTCAACAAGTCTAAATTTACAATGATGTCTAAACTTCCACTTGTGACAGTGTGATTCCAGATAGCCATTGGATAGAGAGAGCCTTAATAGGCCTTAAACGCTTCGCAATATTGCAGTTTAGAGCTCACATATTTTTATCAATATTGAAAGCACGTAAAATggctctttgttttcttttttactaaTTTCTAACATCACACTGAGCTTTTCAATTTGAAGGTAAATGTTTGAAGAAAAATGCATAATcttgcactcggctgcgcaacgctctaaacagcgaagctgggcgatcgtagcccagcaatTTCCGGAATGCGTGCAAACTTTTCAtctattactcatgatgataatttcttttcgtgaatctcggacttacagccgtcactgcgcattgcatagcgcagcttgcagcacTGACACCACGTTTcaacactgacaccgcgttccaacgCATTGAAATGCCCACAAAGCGTTCCAGCTGACCTGCTCCGTAAATGCGTCTCTTTCTCTCagtctcattttctttatctctctcctgagcatggcgcgcaaaacctcttcacctcgcagagcacgagcgtgcgaacgtgccaactgtggacgaagacgacgttgctcgaacgcaatcataggTTGGCATAAATGCACGTCctacaagcgtggctgtatagcctagtggttacgacgcttgccttgggaccgcgggttcgaatcccgcctcagcaagaaagtttaatttcttttatttctttgatAGTTTCTTGAGAGCCACAAAACACGAACCACAAacgacaaattacggctggcttaaacagcgctGTTAATAATAACATTTCAAAGCTAGCATTCATACTGTTCCCAGAACATAGTGGAGCAGCAAATGCAAAATAAGAAAAATTGACACATGCCAACAGTATTTCACCAAAGGATTCTCTAAGATATAAGCAAACAAAAGGGCTTTGCTCAAATGACGAGTTATCGTAGCTTTGCTTTCAACCATGCTTTTCTGTACAGTAAATTACACATTGCATTAGACGTGCACTGAAAGTTGGCATGTCATGATGGTCAAATGTGTTCAATGCACAGACTCAATTGGCAGAACTTATGTGCTTTCATCGAGCAGATCAAGCAGTACGTGTCATAGTGTAGTCTAATACCCAAGtgccaaaaagaagaaagtatTGAGTAATCATACCTTCCCTTTCGTCCTCTTCTTCCCTTTCGTTTCattgaggttcattgtttttctGGGCCTCTTACTTTGGAACATTTCCATTTCCTCCAACGTTTCTGCACGGCATCAGAAAGTAGTGGCATTTGAGCAGGCATGAAATAATATTGCGCAACGCATACACAACACTGACAGTATAGGTTACAACTGTTTTTCTTTTTAGCATCTTACAACACAAATGTAACATTACAATAAAACCTGCACTTAAGTTTTCACTAGTCTTGTTATGTCTGACCTTGACAAGATCTATTGACAAGCATTGTAATTATATCAATGGCAAGATTTGCAGGCAATTAAATTTTTACCAGCAAAAACTACCCACGAGAAAATTAACATGACTAGAATTGAGCATGTGTGTAAGACAGATTGGTGTAATGCCATACCAACTTTAAATTATGCAAGGTGTCAACTTCTTAACCAAGCTATTgggtttttttttcactttagtgGAAGCACCAAGATTGTAAATGTATTTCTGTAAATCACAACAGTTGCTCTCGGAGCACTGCATCAACATTTGCACTCTCAGTGCCCGTGCACAGACATTTGCACCATTTTTCCAAGTCAAACATTAACTAATATGATTTGAAATTGGCCCGCTGTTTAGTTTTTTTAACACAATTGTATTTATTGCGTCAACAAATTGATCTCTACCTGGACTCGTTGGGATcaatacggacaaaaaaaaaagccctagAACTCCATTCAAGAAGCTTAGTCATGCACGAACACTCAATGAAAATTCTCTTCAATGATATATCCACTATGTCAGGTGCTATATATCTAAGCAAATTCTGTTGACCGAGTTATGCCAGTGGTTCAAAGAAATTGGTAAAGTTTCAAGGTAGACTTTTAACTTCACAAAATAGCTAAATGCTTCTCTCTAAATTTGAAGGCTCGCATTGTAATTGTTTTTTACGATTATCAAATTTTGTTGTATCACGCGACTGCTTATCCAATGACTTAAAATTGGCATTTTAAACCATGATGTCTAATTGTAAGAACTTGGACCTGCAGTGATCCCCAATTGCGAAATTGGGTGCCACTGAAAACCCCAATTGGACTcgatgttttcttttatttaactTTCTCGGCAACCCAATATCACTATACACCGACACCGTAAGGTTTGTGCAGCAGCTTACCTGTCATGTGGAGCACCTTAGCTTCATAATAGCCACCGGAGACACTGTCGTCGCCGTGCCACCATACTTCATAGTCTTTCGTGCCGTCAAAATCGGCAACGCTTGTCGGACGAAATCCTCTAATCGCACTCGGTTGAACAGCTTTGCTTATCGTAGTGGTTGTTCATCTGTAGCAACGAAACTGAAAACACCAAAAAGCGCATTATTTTAAAAGCAGTAATCGTACACCACTGTAAGTCATATACCAATTTATATTTTACATTTATACGGTGGATTTAGCCAATTTAGTTCTCTAAATCGGAGATGCCGCACAGGCAGAGTGTTGCATTAAGGTACAATGTTGGGCTAGCTGAAATTAGAAAGATTACACATTACAAAGAGATGCAAATTATTTTATATAGTGTGTTCTTGTGCGAGCTTGGCGGCACCCACCACGACCTCCATTCAAGCCAcgagaaaagcttttttttttcccccactaaAATAAAGTCGAGCGAGTTGGTATGATTCATGTCACTGAAAGGCACGAGTAACAAAAAAGGCAACACGGCCGCCGGAGTTTGCCTCATCCAGTCCGTCTTtctgagcattttttttttcgtgtttgcaAGTGTGCCCTGCATTGTCATAAAGCCTTTTCCTTCCTCCGTGCAACTAGCCCGCCAGCATGCACATTTATTATGAAACGAGGGATGCGGCTGACATAGGACTAATTCAATATATTCACATATTTATATATTTcttagacgcagcaaaataatgtggAATGTTTACTTTTGGGGTAATTTGCTTTTCAAGATTGcgaaatatcgcaaacttctgttgtaaacagcccggcaactacacgctcaagaaagctcaattttggataaattagagtttaaggaatttccatttaggacgcaaaattttattcatgtacctttattagttttaaaccgcagcttagTAGCTTTaataccttcccgcaaaaatgggcaaaagtaggaccagaattctaaatattgcttaatttcggtcgaaTTATtaagaaaactaataaaggtacataaatgaaattttgcgtcttaaatggaaattccttgaactctaatttatccacaatttagcttccttgagcgtgtagttgccgggctgtttacaacagaagtttgcgatatttcgcaatcttcaaaagcaaattacccaaaaataaaaaattcaacattattttgctgcgtctaagaaatagataaatatgtcctaaagctacacagcaagccgcaatgcagaaagtgcggtagtttcttctaaatatggtcacaactgagatacagttcgcaaaaaccatgtatctcatgcttgttcatGAACAATTATAgttaaatcacattaatcaatttctttacatcatatatagttggaatctacaagaattaagcgttttttatggtatatacgacaaatTTATATCCTAAGCAGAAGaaccaccacggttgctccaaaagtactaaaacggggggctcgtgccgcgggagtgggaccgccacctgaAAGCATAGGCCGATGCGTAGCGTGCGCAGATTACGCAGAAAGTATTAGTGAAATTTTGTATCCATATTCATGCATCCCCCCCCATGCAGGgatccccccccttttttttgtagGAAGCCAGTAAAATGTTTTCAGTGCAACTAGCATATAAATTCCGTTTGTAGCAAATATATTTACATCGATAATAAAACCTACGTTTCCTTTAAGGCTTTCGTTCATCTGCTACACACGAGGTTAAACATTATATAGATTAAATATTTTGGAAAACTCGGACAGAAAACCCTACCTTATCAGGCGACAACAAAAGCACAAGCTTTCCTGCTAGTCTGTTCTTTCGTTCCTCCATGTGGGAAACtatcatccatccatctatccgtGCATCTATCCTCGTGTTGCGCAATTTGCACGATTCGCATTTTTAACgaacaaaaaacgactacagtTCCGTGTTCTGCTCCGTGACTGAGGCACGTTCGGCAGCTAGACCGAAATATAGTGCTGAATGAAATGTCGCAAATACCGCCGAAACCTTACTGGCAGTATCTGCAGCCTGGATCGAGCAGTCAAGTCCCAAGGCAAACTCGGAAGTACGTGTCGAAAAGGATCACCAAACTTGCCGCCGCTACTACTAAGGTACGTATGCATGCATTGGAGGCTTCATGAACTTTTTGAGATATAAATTATTGGATTACAAACACGAAATCTAGAGTGGATAACAAGCAGCATAGCTATGTGTTACGAGAACGAAACACCTAGCGCCGTCTTTACAGCCGGCATTATCGAAATGATTCAGTGTGGCTCACGTAGCATTTTCGGTGTTCCGCCACTGCTGCCATCGGTTCTTCAATGCCCGTTTACTGCCCCGCGAAGCACGCAACAGCGCAGCA
The DNA window shown above is from Dermacentor silvarum isolate Dsil-2018 chromosome 1, BIME_Dsil_1.4, whole genome shotgun sequence and carries:
- the LOC125942485 gene encoding uncharacterized protein LOC125942485, coding for MTETLEEMEMFQSKRPRKTMNLNETKGKKRTKGKAAPSTKQLRLDTQGAIEAALAAHIEQESPSSCMCCSDGCDIRAELEKAEAENADLKKELHEQNESFLKKIEKLKAKLTEARQLNSVLQNAVASKIFESETKMIYARSLDVVVGAEVPVPSRISGQEAKGKLHIWFIFQVQCLSSSYYYCSKFFFTSLAKARHLHLMSTVKF